In Macadamia integrifolia cultivar HAES 741 chromosome 13, SCU_Mint_v3, whole genome shotgun sequence, one DNA window encodes the following:
- the LOC122059604 gene encoding TLC domain-containing protein 4-B-like isoform X2 → MMDDESESNLTYITHVKRQSPHVQKTIRTVMEIKAYQDKAELLVRDYLLAHPYIPYTSILGGIFACKMAFDITQLISAYYFKSFAALTKIQRIEWSNRGISTFHAIFITIMSLYFVIFSDLFSDHRLAGLVIFRSSTLSTFILGVSVGYFLVDLGMIFWFYPSLGGMEYVLHHLISLVAVAYSMLSGEGQLYTYMVLISEATTPAINLRWYLSTSGMKRSSAYLVNGVVIFFAWLVARLLLFTYIFYHVYLHSHQVMQMQPLVRLMVFGVPSVLFIMNLLWFAKIVKGLKKTLAKRQ, encoded by the exons ATGATGGATGATGAATCAGAGTCCAATCTAACGTACATAACACATGTGAAGAGACAATCTCCCCATGTCCAGAAAACA ATT AGGACAGTTATGGAAATCAAGGCTTATCAAGACAAAGCTGAGTTACTGGTCAGGGACTACTTGCTAGCTCATCCTTATATCCCGTACACTTCTATCCTTGGTGGTATTTTTGCTTGCAAAATG GCCTTTGACATTACCCAGTTGATTAGTGCGTATTACTTCAAGAGCTTTGCTGCTCTGACAAAAATCCAACGGATTGAGTGGAGCAATAG GGGTATCTCCACTTTTCATGCCATTTTTATCACAATCATGTCATTATACTTTGTGATTTTCTCAGATCTCTTTTCTGACCATAGACTTGCTGGCCTTGTTATATTCCGAAGTTCAACTCTCTCTACTTTTATACTGGGG GTTTCTGTTGGATATTTCCTTGTGGACCTTGGAATGATATTTTGGTTCTATCCTTCACTTGGTGGAATGGAGTAT GTTCTCCACCATCTGATTTCTCTAGTTGCAGTGGCGTACTCTATGTTGTCTGGAGAGGGGCAGCTTTACACCTACATGGTTCTCATCTCTGAGGCGACAACCCCAGCAATCAATTTGAGATG GTATCTTAGCACTTCTGGAATGAAGAGGTCCAGTGCATACCTCGTTAATGGGGTTGTAATATTCTTTGCTTGGCTG GTTGCAAGACTTCTCCTGTTCACTTACATATTTTACCATGTCTACTTGCATTCTCATCAG GTTATGCAGATGCAACCACTTGTTCGTCTCATGGTATTCGGGGTACCATCAGTGCTATTTATCATGAATTTGTTGTGGTTCGCAAAGATTgtcaaaggattgaagaagacATTGGCAAAGAGGCAGTGA
- the LOC122059604 gene encoding TLC domain-containing protein 4-B-like isoform X4 → MEIKAYQDKAELLVRDYLLAHPYIPYTSILGGIFACKMAFDITQLISAYYFKSFAALTKIQRIEWSNRGISTFHAIFITIMSLYFVIFSDLFSDHRLAGLVIFRSSTLSTFILGVSVGYFLVDLGMIFWFYPSLGGMEYVLHHLISLVAVAYSMLSGEGQLYTYMVLISEATTPAINLRWYLSTSGMKRSSAYLVNGVVIFFAWLVARLLLFTYIFYHVYLHSHQVMQMQPLVRLMVFGVPSVLFIMNLLWFAKIVKGLKKTLAKRQ, encoded by the exons ATGGAAATCAAGGCTTATCAAGACAAAGCTGAGTTACTGGTCAGGGACTACTTGCTAGCTCATCCTTATATCCCGTACACTTCTATCCTTGGTGGTATTTTTGCTTGCAAAATG GCCTTTGACATTACCCAGTTGATTAGTGCGTATTACTTCAAGAGCTTTGCTGCTCTGACAAAAATCCAACGGATTGAGTGGAGCAATAG GGGTATCTCCACTTTTCATGCCATTTTTATCACAATCATGTCATTATACTTTGTGATTTTCTCAGATCTCTTTTCTGACCATAGACTTGCTGGCCTTGTTATATTCCGAAGTTCAACTCTCTCTACTTTTATACTGGGG GTTTCTGTTGGATATTTCCTTGTGGACCTTGGAATGATATTTTGGTTCTATCCTTCACTTGGTGGAATGGAGTAT GTTCTCCACCATCTGATTTCTCTAGTTGCAGTGGCGTACTCTATGTTGTCTGGAGAGGGGCAGCTTTACACCTACATGGTTCTCATCTCTGAGGCGACAACCCCAGCAATCAATTTGAGATG GTATCTTAGCACTTCTGGAATGAAGAGGTCCAGTGCATACCTCGTTAATGGGGTTGTAATATTCTTTGCTTGGCTG GTTGCAAGACTTCTCCTGTTCACTTACATATTTTACCATGTCTACTTGCATTCTCATCAG GTTATGCAGATGCAACCACTTGTTCGTCTCATGGTATTCGGGGTACCATCAGTGCTATTTATCATGAATTTGTTGTGGTTCGCAAAGATTgtcaaaggattgaagaagacATTGGCAAAGAGGCAGTGA
- the LOC122059604 gene encoding TLC domain-containing protein 4-B-like isoform X3: MMTISKRTVMEIKAYQDKAELLVRDYLLAHPYIPYTSILGGIFACKMAFDITQLISAYYFKSFAALTKIQRIEWSNRGISTFHAIFITIMSLYFVIFSDLFSDHRLAGLVIFRSSTLSTFILGVSVGYFLVDLGMIFWFYPSLGGMEYVLHHLISLVAVAYSMLSGEGQLYTYMVLISEATTPAINLRWYLSTSGMKRSSAYLVNGVVIFFAWLVARLLLFTYIFYHVYLHSHQVMQMQPLVRLMVFGVPSVLFIMNLLWFAKIVKGLKKTLAKRQ; encoded by the exons ATGATGACTATTTCTAAGAGGACAGTTATGGAAATCAAGGCTTATCAAGACAAAGCTGAGTTACTGGTCAGGGACTACTTGCTAGCTCATCCTTATATCCCGTACACTTCTATCCTTGGTGGTATTTTTGCTTGCAAAATG GCCTTTGACATTACCCAGTTGATTAGTGCGTATTACTTCAAGAGCTTTGCTGCTCTGACAAAAATCCAACGGATTGAGTGGAGCAATAG GGGTATCTCCACTTTTCATGCCATTTTTATCACAATCATGTCATTATACTTTGTGATTTTCTCAGATCTCTTTTCTGACCATAGACTTGCTGGCCTTGTTATATTCCGAAGTTCAACTCTCTCTACTTTTATACTGGGG GTTTCTGTTGGATATTTCCTTGTGGACCTTGGAATGATATTTTGGTTCTATCCTTCACTTGGTGGAATGGAGTAT GTTCTCCACCATCTGATTTCTCTAGTTGCAGTGGCGTACTCTATGTTGTCTGGAGAGGGGCAGCTTTACACCTACATGGTTCTCATCTCTGAGGCGACAACCCCAGCAATCAATTTGAGATG GTATCTTAGCACTTCTGGAATGAAGAGGTCCAGTGCATACCTCGTTAATGGGGTTGTAATATTCTTTGCTTGGCTG GTTGCAAGACTTCTCCTGTTCACTTACATATTTTACCATGTCTACTTGCATTCTCATCAG GTTATGCAGATGCAACCACTTGTTCGTCTCATGGTATTCGGGGTACCATCAGTGCTATTTATCATGAATTTGTTGTGGTTCGCAAAGATTgtcaaaggattgaagaagacATTGGCAAAGAGGCAGTGA
- the LOC122059604 gene encoding TLC domain-containing protein 4-B-like isoform X1 produces the protein MDILYFSCRQFLSHRREPLIELNEIVNSGRNPKEHSSIIKIKNLKAEIRTVMEIKAYQDKAELLVRDYLLAHPYIPYTSILGGIFACKMAFDITQLISAYYFKSFAALTKIQRIEWSNRGISTFHAIFITIMSLYFVIFSDLFSDHRLAGLVIFRSSTLSTFILGVSVGYFLVDLGMIFWFYPSLGGMEYVLHHLISLVAVAYSMLSGEGQLYTYMVLISEATTPAINLRWYLSTSGMKRSSAYLVNGVVIFFAWLVARLLLFTYIFYHVYLHSHQVMQMQPLVRLMVFGVPSVLFIMNLLWFAKIVKGLKKTLAKRQ, from the exons ATGGATATCCTTTACTTTTCGTGTAGACAATTTTTGTCTCATCGGCGTGAGCCATTGATTGAATTAAATGAAATCGTAAATAGTGGAAGAAACCCAAAAGAACATTCTTCcatcattaaaatcaagaaTCTAAAAGCGGAG ATT AGGACAGTTATGGAAATCAAGGCTTATCAAGACAAAGCTGAGTTACTGGTCAGGGACTACTTGCTAGCTCATCCTTATATCCCGTACACTTCTATCCTTGGTGGTATTTTTGCTTGCAAAATG GCCTTTGACATTACCCAGTTGATTAGTGCGTATTACTTCAAGAGCTTTGCTGCTCTGACAAAAATCCAACGGATTGAGTGGAGCAATAG GGGTATCTCCACTTTTCATGCCATTTTTATCACAATCATGTCATTATACTTTGTGATTTTCTCAGATCTCTTTTCTGACCATAGACTTGCTGGCCTTGTTATATTCCGAAGTTCAACTCTCTCTACTTTTATACTGGGG GTTTCTGTTGGATATTTCCTTGTGGACCTTGGAATGATATTTTGGTTCTATCCTTCACTTGGTGGAATGGAGTAT GTTCTCCACCATCTGATTTCTCTAGTTGCAGTGGCGTACTCTATGTTGTCTGGAGAGGGGCAGCTTTACACCTACATGGTTCTCATCTCTGAGGCGACAACCCCAGCAATCAATTTGAGATG GTATCTTAGCACTTCTGGAATGAAGAGGTCCAGTGCATACCTCGTTAATGGGGTTGTAATATTCTTTGCTTGGCTG GTTGCAAGACTTCTCCTGTTCACTTACATATTTTACCATGTCTACTTGCATTCTCATCAG GTTATGCAGATGCAACCACTTGTTCGTCTCATGGTATTCGGGGTACCATCAGTGCTATTTATCATGAATTTGTTGTGGTTCGCAAAGATTgtcaaaggattgaagaagacATTGGCAAAGAGGCAGTGA